The Arachis ipaensis cultivar K30076 chromosome B10, Araip1.1, whole genome shotgun sequence DNA window gcagataaacactcgCTCAaataaatgagtaactgcccctaagatctctcaacccacttccaggagccatatcctaacttccctaagataaagggacggttatccaccttaaaaggtggaactacttcaacggtggttattgactcaccactataaatatactgacacTCCTcaagtatctctaagtcccaatactctctagacctgcttacgcccttgctgacttaggcatcggagtgtctttgcaggtaccacccccattcactCGTATTCACAAGTCGGAAGGAGGCCCTGAAGACGCGAATCCGCCCGAAGGCTTCCCTCcatagacgattgggccaacccagggagtccagcccaataatctccggttacccatcgtaacaataATATTATGTAAAcacaaaaaaaaagtatatattttGTTTCACACACATATAAGAATTCTGTGGGTATGTTTATATTACAAATTCTTCATGTGTGTTCTTGGCTTTTTGTATTACAATTTTCTGCTTGTCAAGTTTTTGAAAGCTTAGTGATTAATAACACATAATTGGATCTATTTAATTAGTTAAGATTTTGTTACATGTGACTTGTTCATGCAGTAGCGTTATATTTATATATTCACGTGTATGTGTTATGTACACAGTGCACATGCCTTTATACATTGggaaagaaatttgaaatttttaaattttaattttaatctttaattattaaaaataatatttagtctcaattttttaatttcaattcaaTCTTAGtctaaagaaacaaacaatagcCTAAATGAGCAATAATAACTGTCTCCTTTATTTGAGataaaaacagtaaaaaaataaaaatttgaagaaaCACAAACTTCATTCTCAAGCTATGTATATGTTTATTTTTTACTTCCCACACCTGAGTTTGCTTTTCTTTTTGATCTTCTTTAGTTATCTTTATTctgttaatttctttttcttaaagAAATCAAATGAAAGTTCAATTCGGAAAAGGCCAAGTAACACCAAACAAATTTAAAAGCTGGAGTTTTTCTCATAAATATTTTAAAGCGGGAAATTTTTTTGGATGATTTTATGAAtagaaaaatgtaattttttcctCCTAGTCAGAATAACATACTTCtcatcttgttttttttttctttttgttcctttcctgtTTTTGTTAAGAGGGTATATATAGAATAATTATGTTATTCAAATATTCAAAAGTGAGGGTTAATTGAATATTCAATGTGTAAGAATCAAATATTAATTAAAGTGCAAATCATATTTGAAATAATGAAATAATATCAATGCGAAATATGATAGTTTAATTAATTTGGatgattaattatatatatagctAAAGCTAATAATAGCTAGCTGGTAAAACTAATGCAAGTAGTACTTTAAAGTATTTCTTTAGTTAAgtcttagtttttatttttaatatttaaacgTTTTATTTTTTCAATACTTTAACTCAAGGTATCAAGCCCCACCATCATGAGAATTTCTTTTCTATCTATGTTCTATATATATCTTCTATAATCTTTCCCAATGTTTCTCTTCCACATTTACACAAATGATGCTAATCAGTAATCAAAATAAGAAGATCAAATACCAATTTATTTTAATGAAAGAAAGCTAAGCTAATTAAGTCCCACATATATATAACTATCAAATATCCATTACAAAATCAAATCATAAAGTACCAAATTATGAATGGCACCCCATAATTTAAATAGCTCCGGATTGCAGTCTTAATTTTGCTAGCATAACaataatttattatatatgtcAAGGAGAACTGGAGAAGTACATCTCTTGGGACTAGTGTGAAAGAATCTGCCTAGTTCAAAAGCAAGATATATGGTCCAAATATTTGTCTGGTCCTGTTTTAAGCATGAATAATATGTATAATTAAATCCGGCGTTTAATTAAGAAAATGATAAAAATTAAGTAGTAATTAGTCGTATCCAAAATTCATGTTGGTCGgctaattatttttcaaatttatccAATTAAATAAATGAAGGAGTTCCTTGCGTTTCTTGAATTCTTTTTGTCAATGTGCTTGTTTAATTTTGTATGTGTTGGCACCTATATAGTAATAAATCACGAGTAATATTATTTTTGGCACTAAAATTAAAAATCAAGACTGCATTTTATAGATGAAAGAGTAGTCACATAATACAAAAACTTTAGCTtcacccaccaccaccaccgggTTTTGTGGGTCTCTTTTTGTAATGTTATTCTCTTGATGCCATACATCtactatttttgttttttataagtaaaataaataaaactaaattgaGTTGGTCTAATAGTTAGCTCATTAATCTATTTAAATAAATGTTGGAGGTTTGAATTTCACCTTATACATTCAGCAATTCATTGGTTAGCAACAAATTATTAAATGATACTCAGTACCGCAGTGAATTGTCCTTAACTTACCAGAATGGAGATTACcgtaaaaaaccaaaaaaataaaataaataatttttaaaagtcTTATATATTAGTTGAGGAAGTTATATTATGGTAATTAACTTCTTCCATAAGATAATGGGAGAGAGTGTAGAGAGAGGAGTGAGTGGGTACGAGAGTGCAAGCGTAGGCAATGTTGAGAGTATGGATGGCAAAAATTCCCAGAGGGGTGGGTATCCGCGGGAATTTACCCGTTACGGGACAGATATGGGGACGATCTTGTATCCGCGGGGACAGGGACGGGGCCCCGTATATTAAACGGGGCGGGGACGGGGATAGAGGTTCCCGCCCCGTGGAGACCCGTTTAAACCCCGTTTATGTAAAAAGACTAGAATAcccttaatatatatatatatatatatatatatatatatatatatatatatatatatatatttattttttataaaagaaggagaaaaagggagCGGGGATAGAGGTCCCCGCCCCGTGGAGACCCGTTTAAACCCCGTTTATGTAAAAAGACTAGAATACCCTTAATATATATATGTCATATGAAGGAAGGTGAAAACCCTAGCCGTCACACTTGAAAAGTTGCAATTCACAATCTTCAACCTAGTCTCTGTCTCTCTGAACTCTTCACCAGTCACCACCCTCAAACCTCAGCCTCTCGCCCTTTCTGAACCACGCACGGTcgcaccatcaccaccaccgacCGCCACCGACTGCCACCTCTCGCCCTCGCTCTCAGTCCTTTACCGCTACGGTGCTACCTCCCACCCCTCAGTCCGTCACCGTCACCGTCATTTTCACCGTCTTTGCGTCTTCGCCGGTCGTCACCTCTTCTCTGGTCGTCGCGCCTTTGCTTGTCATCACTTCTTCGCCGTCGGGTAACTGGGTAAGGCATAGAACACTGCTCACACATGCTTTACTGTTGCTTCTCCTCTTCACTCCTCGCGGTGAAACCATCAGTCTCGTCTcatctcctctcctctcctctccgCTTACTGGATTTCTAATTTAGGGTAATTAGGTTTAGAGTTCTGAATTTTCTGATTATGATTTCTATTTAGGGTTGAtttgattctgaattttttatttagGATTATTAGGTTATTAGTTCTGaattttctgattttgatttctATTTAGGGTTATTTGATTCTGGATTTTTAAATTTTGGTAATTAGGTTCTAAGTTGTAaatttctgattctgatttttattttggtattttgatttttttataattttctggtGATCATTACCGGATCAATGTGATTCTTGAATCTAAGAAGTTTGCAACATTCATCCTGGTTTGATATTGACATGCAATATTCCCTGTTTACAAAATATTTAGAAAATTTATGAATTCCAAAAATGTTGTTTACCATTGAAACGATCACAGGCAAGATTTTAttaagataaaaacaaaaattgttGTACATTATCTGACAGCTTCAATTTTTCAATGAGCCACAAAATTGATCCCTGATTATTACTTAAtaataacatatatatttattGATTTTCTAATTCCGTTGATTTCCTTTGAAGCATGCTTAAAGAATATTCATCCATCTCTTCAGTTACATGTATAGCAATAGTTAATTTCATGTATCAATTTTGAATTTtagcaattttttttcaatttttattattttttactaaaaTCCGCGGATATCCGCAGAGACCCAGGTCCCCGGCGGATACGGGGTCCCCGTTATCCGTCATGGGAATGGGGCGGGGACATGACAGATATTGGGGGCGGGGGACGGGAGGCGGGGGCATGTCCCTGCCCCCATGGggacccgttgccatccctaGTTGAGAGCGACGGAGCGGGGGTTTTGGGGAAGGTTTACGCCTTCAAGGGAGAGAGCGATGCAAGAGGTGCGTTCGGCGGAAAGGACGCGAGCAACAATGAGAAAGGTTCGGAGAATGGAAGCGTCTTGAAGGGTCTCCACCAAAGTAACGGCAATGTTCTAGGAAATATTTTTTCGCGACAAAGTGGTGGGAGCCAAGGAGGCCAGGGGCTTCATAGCCTCCGAATCTCTAGTAGGGGAGAAAATGGTGGTGGTATGTGGGATACAAGGTGAGAATTCTCTTCCCAGCGTAACCTTTTCAGAGGAGGCAAGAATATCTCTCTATCAAAGTATTGGGCAAACACTTCAGTTATACTACCTTGTCCCATAAGCTCAGATCGGTGTGGAGGCTCAAGGGAGGATATGCTCTCTTAGATGTGGGCTTTGATTATTTTATGGTGAAATTTAACCTTTTAGAGGATAGAGACAAGGTGCTTCTCGGTGGCCTGTGGATGATCGTTGGGCACTATCTTGTTGTCAAGTCACAGACCCAAGATTTTCGACCGTGCAAACCTTCCTTTGGATCAACAATGGTGTGGATCTGCATTGCCGGTCTTCCGATTTGGTGCTACCAGGGGAAGGCGATGTTGCGCATTGCAACTGCTATAGGAGTCCCAATCAAAGTTGCAAAATTAGCAGAACGAGAAAAATATGCACGAGCCTGCGTTCACATCAATTTCGGATTTCCAGTGATCAAGAAACTCTTGGTTGATAGCTATGAATATGAGGTTGAGTATGAGAGTCTCGATTTGATTTGTGGGAGTTGCTCATGCTTTGGCCATGGCACTAAAAATCGCAAGCACCAAGAAAAAGTGGCGGCACCGAAGGCGGTCTCACAAGACCATGGGGTTAGCACAAAGGAGGCCTCCAAAGATGATCTTACTCTATCATCATCGGTGGTGCCTAATCCTCCAAATGCCCAAATTGAAAAGGATTTTTTAATTTGGCAAAAATCATAGGCATAATGATGAGGAAGATATCTTACCATCTATGAAAGAGAATTTCCTGCATGGAAATCACATTATTCACGTAGGTCATGGAGATGATGAGAATATTAGCAATAAGAAGGAATGGACCACTGTTATGAGAAAGGGAAAAAAGAAATTGGGCCAACAGGGTTACGGGCCCAAACTGAATCATACCAAGCAAATGAATAAAGAAATGGGTTTGGATCTCCATCAATCAATGTTCGGAAAAAGGGAACTCCGGGTCGGGTAAAAGTTCAATTCTCTTCCCAGATTGCTACTTCATCAAAGAGCCAAGGGCCTTTGAACTCGCAGCAACAAACTCCCGCACTGAGGTCTGTTTGTAAAAGGTTCTGGCCAGCATCACTCTAATCATCTCTGGAAGGTGTAAATGAGAGAGTCAAAGCAGGCATTTCTTAGCATGGCCAAGGTGGGGCTTCCTCAACCAAAGATGTTACATCTCAAGCCTCCATGGCGACTTAGATATTGCCATCTCAGCGCCATtacttttgtttgtttgttatgGATTGCTGCAACATTATTATGTGGAATATTAGAGGTGTCTTCAACAAGATGGCACGAGTTCACTGCAAGGAATTGGTTAGAAAATTTAATCCCTCCTTTTTCATTTTAGTTGAAACGCATTctattttttccaatttaaaatctttttagcAAAATCTAGGTTTTCATGCTTCTGGTGTTGTGGAAGCCGTAGGGAACAGAGGTGGAATTTAGTTTCTTTCCTCCAATCCTAGTCTAAAGTGTAGAGTGATTGATCAGTTTGAACAATGTATAAATGTCGCTATTAGCTCTAGTTCTTCTGAGTGGTTTTGCAGTACTGTGTATGCTAGTCCTCAAATTGGTAGGAGATTTTGTCTTTGAAATCATTTAAGCAAGTTAGCAAGCCAGATTGATGGCCCTTGGCTTATTTTTGGGGATTTCAACAAGGTTCTTAGACTAGAAGAGGTGAAGGGGGCTCTCTTTTATCCCCAACGGGCTGAGCAGTTTGCCTCTGTTTTGGATGACTGCAATTTACTAGAGCTACAAATTATCAGAAGGAGATTTTCTTGGTATGGACGTATTCAGCACCATAAAGACATTGCTAAGAAGCTTGATCGTGTCATGCACAATGCAGAATGGCTAGACTTATTTTTCCGAGGCTTATTCAGAGATTCTTAATAGACTTCACTTTGACCACTGCCCAATTCTTATTCATTGTAATGGCTGCCCTTAAAACAAAGCAAATCGTCCCTTTAGATTTCAAGCAGCTTGGTCAACTCATCCCATGTATAGGAATGTTGTTAAGGAAGCTTGGCATCCCAGGTCTTCTTGCTTTTCCTCCAAGCTGCAACATGTTCAGGATGATTCTTTAGAATTTAATTCAAAAGTATTCGGTAATATCTTTGCTAAGAAAAAGAAGTTTGAGAGACATATTAGAAAGATTCAGAGGCGTCTAGAAGAGGTTGATATTCTTTCCCTTAGGGTTAAAGAAAAGGAGCTTAATGATGACTATAATCGTATTCTCCTGCAAGGAGAGCTTTTTTGGTTTTAGAAATCTCGAGAACAATGGGTTAAATTTGGAGACcgtaatataaatttttttcactTACAATCAGTGATTAGAAGGAAGAACAACAAGATTAAGGGGTTGTTTGTGGGTGACGGTACGTGGTCCTCTGACTCTTCTGTTCTTCAAGTTGAAGCTGTTTCTTTTTTCAAGAACCTTTTTTGCTCTGTGGAAGATATTGATTTGGACTGCATGGGTGATGTTTCTCTTCCGACTCTTAGCCCGAATGCCTGTGAGAATCTCACTGCTCCAGTTTCTTTCTCTGAGGTCAAAGCGGCTGTCTTTGGCATGAACTCCTTTAAGACTCCAGGGCCAGATGGCTTTCAAGTCTTTTTTTTTAAGGAATATTGGGATATTATTGGAGCGGATGTCTGGCATCTGGTTAGAATGGCCTTTGCGGGTGGATACTTTAACCTGAAACTTATGGAGACTCTCATTATTTTGATCCCTAAGATAGAAGCGCCTACGTTTATGAAGGATTTCAGGCCCATTAGCCTATGTAATGTGATGTACAAAGTCATTACGAAGGTGTTAGTTAATCACTTACGACCCTTCTTGGAAGAGATCATCGGCCCCCTCCAGGGTGATTTTATCCCGAGAAGGGATACTTCGGATAATATCATTATTGCCCAAGAAGTATTGCATTTTATGAAGCATACGAAGTCAAAAAAGGTACGCTGACTTTCAAGATTGATTtagaaaaagcgtatgatagagtTGACTGGCGGTTTCTTGAGCATTCCCTGATGAGTTTTGGTTATCCTTCCCCCTCGGTCAGGTTTATTATGTCTTGTGTCAAAGCTTCTTCTCTATCCATCATTTGGAATGGTTATAGACTCGACAATTTTTCTCCTAATAGAGGGCTCCGTCAGGGTGACTCCATGTCCCCATACTTATTTGTCATTTGTATGGAGCGGCTTGCCTGTTATATTTCCAAGTTAGTAAAAAATGGGTGTTGGGATCCGGTAGCTATTTCTAGAGGTGGCCCAAGAATATCGCACCTTATGTTCGTTGATGATCTGCTGTTGTTTTGTAAAGCAAAAAAAGCTCAAGTGCAAGTTGTGATGAAAGCTCTTAGCAACTTTTATAAAGGTTCACGTATGAGATCAACCTTAAAAAGTCTAAAGCTTTGTGTTCTAAGAATGTCAGCAATAGAAGAAAAGATTTGTTCACTGGGGTATCTTCCATCCGGTTCACCCAAGACTTGG harbors:
- the LOC107621483 gene encoding uncharacterized protein LOC107621483 — its product is MTDIGGGGREAGACPCPHGDPLPSLVESDGAGVLGKVYAFKGESDARGAFGGKDASNNEKGSENGSVLKGLHQSNGNVLGNIFSRQSGGSQGGQGLHSLRISSRGENGGGMWDTSYTTLSHKLRSVWRLKGGYALLDVGFDYFMVKFNLLEDRDKVLLGGLWMIVGHYLVVKSQTQDFRPCKPSFGSTMVWICIAGLPIWCYQGKAMLRIATAIGVPIKVAKLAEREKYARACVHINFGFPVIKKLLVDSYEYEVEYESLDLICGSCSCFGHGTKNRKHQEKVAAPKAVSQDHGVSTKEASKDDLTLSSSVVPNPPNAQIEKDFLIWQKS